A genomic segment from Streptomyces sp. NBC_00459 encodes:
- the rpsB gene encoding 30S ribosomal protein S2: MAVVTMRELLESGVHFGHQTRRWNPKMKRFIFTERNGIYIIDLLQSLSYIDRAYEFVKETVAHGGTVMFVGTKKQAQEAIAEQATRVGMPYVNQRWLGGMLTNFSTVYKRLQRLKELEQIDFEDVAASGLTKKELLVLSREKAKLEKTLGGIREMSKVPSAVWIVDTKKEHIAVGEARKLNIPVVAILDTNCDPDEVDYKIPGNDDAIRSVTLLTRVIADAVAEGLISRSGVNTGDKGEKVVAEPLAAWERDLLEGEKKADDAEAPAAEAAAAEDAPVEAAAEAEVAAEAPVEAPAAEAPAEAAEQA; encoded by the coding sequence ATGGCCGTCGTCACGATGCGGGAGCTGCTGGAAAGCGGCGTCCACTTCGGTCACCAGACCCGTCGTTGGAACCCGAAGATGAAGCGCTTCATCTTCACGGAGCGCAACGGCATCTACATCATCGACCTGCTCCAGTCGCTGTCGTACATCGACCGCGCCTACGAGTTCGTCAAGGAGACCGTCGCCCACGGCGGCACGGTCATGTTCGTCGGCACGAAGAAGCAGGCGCAGGAGGCGATCGCCGAGCAGGCGACCCGCGTCGGCATGCCCTACGTCAACCAGCGTTGGCTGGGCGGCATGCTCACCAACTTCTCGACCGTCTACAAGCGTCTGCAGCGCCTCAAGGAGCTTGAGCAGATCGACTTCGAGGACGTCGCCGCGTCCGGTCTCACCAAGAAGGAGCTTCTCGTGCTCTCGCGCGAGAAGGCCAAGCTGGAGAAGACCCTCGGTGGTATCCGCGAGATGTCCAAGGTGCCCAGCGCCGTCTGGATCGTGGACACCAAGAAGGAGCACATCGCGGTCGGTGAGGCCCGGAAGCTCAACATTCCGGTCGTCGCCATCCTCGACACCAACTGCGACCCCGACGAGGTCGACTACAAGATCCCGGGCAACGACGACGCGATCCGCTCCGTCACCCTGCTCACCCGCGTGATCGCCGACGCTGTCGCCGAGGGCCTCATCTCCCGTTCCGGCGTCAACACCGGTGACAAGGGCGAGAAGGTCGTCGCCGAGCCCCTCGCGGCCTGGGAGCGCGACCTCCTTGAGGGCGAGAAGAAGGCCGACGACGCCGAGGCGCCCGCCGCCGAGGCTGCTGCCGCCGAGGACGCTCCGGTCGAGGCCGCTGCCGAGGCCGAGGTCGCCGCTGAGGCCCCCGTCGAGGCGCCCGCTGCCGAGGCTCCGGCCGAGGCTGCCGAGCAGGCCTGA
- the tsf gene encoding translation elongation factor Ts yields the protein MANYTAADVKKLRELTGAGMMDCKKALDEAEGDVDKAVEALRIKGQKGVAKREGRSAENGAVVSIIADDNTSGVLVELKCETDFVAKGEKFQAAAGALAEHVAKTSPADLEALLASEIESGKTVQAYVDEANANLGEKIVLDRFAQYADGFVLAYMHRTMPDLPPQIGVLVELDKPNAEVAKGIAQHIAAFAPKYLSKEDVPAEVVETERRVAEETTRAEGKPEAALPKIVEGRLNGFFKDATLLGQPYALDNKKSVQKVLDEAGVTLKRFTRIKVGI from the coding sequence ATGGCGAACTACACCGCCGCCGACGTCAAGAAGCTCCGTGAGCTCACCGGCGCCGGCATGATGGACTGCAAGAAGGCGCTGGACGAGGCCGAGGGCGATGTCGACAAGGCCGTAGAGGCCCTGCGCATCAAGGGCCAGAAGGGCGTCGCCAAGCGCGAGGGCCGTTCCGCCGAGAACGGCGCGGTCGTCTCGATCATCGCCGACGACAACACCTCCGGTGTTCTCGTCGAGCTGAAGTGCGAGACGGACTTCGTCGCCAAGGGCGAGAAGTTCCAGGCTGCCGCGGGCGCGCTCGCCGAGCACGTCGCCAAGACCTCCCCGGCCGACCTGGAGGCCCTGCTGGCCTCCGAGATCGAGTCCGGCAAGACGGTTCAGGCGTACGTCGACGAGGCCAACGCCAACCTGGGCGAGAAGATCGTCCTGGACCGCTTCGCGCAGTACGCGGACGGTTTCGTACTGGCGTACATGCACCGCACGATGCCCGACCTGCCCCCGCAGATCGGTGTCCTCGTCGAGCTGGACAAGCCCAACGCCGAGGTCGCCAAGGGCATCGCCCAGCACATCGCCGCCTTCGCGCCGAAGTACCTCTCCAAGGAGGACGTGCCGGCCGAGGTCGTCGAGACCGAGCGCCGCGTCGCCGAGGAGACCACCCGCGCCGAGGGCAAGCCCGAGGCCGCCCTGCCGAAGATCGTCGAGGGTCGCCTCAACGGCTTCTTCAAGGACGCCACGCTGCTCGGCCAGCCGTACGCGCTGGACAACAAGAAGTCCGTCCAGAAGGTCCTGGACGAGGCCGGTGTCACCCTGAAGCGCTTCACGCGCATCAAGGTCGGCATCTGA
- the pyrH gene encoding UMP kinase, translating to MTTKAQKSDDGKVRGRYMLKLSGEAFSGGGGLGVDPDVVHKIAREIAAVVRDGSQIAVVLGGGNFFRGAELQQRGMDRARSDYMGMLGTVMNCLALQDFLEKEGIDSRVQTAITMGQVAEPYIPLRAVRHLEKGRVVIFGAGMGMPYFSTDTTAAQRALEIDAEALLMGKNGVDGVYDSDPKTNPEAVKFDSLGYGEVITRDLKVADMTAITLCRDNKLPILVFELLTEGNIARAVKGEKIGTLVGEQGSRD from the coding sequence ATGACCACCAAGGCCCAGAAGAGCGACGACGGAAAAGTGCGCGGCCGGTACATGCTGAAGCTGTCCGGAGAGGCCTTCTCCGGTGGCGGGGGCCTGGGCGTCGACCCCGACGTGGTGCACAAGATTGCCCGTGAGATCGCTGCCGTCGTGCGCGACGGCTCCCAGATCGCCGTCGTCCTCGGCGGCGGCAACTTCTTTCGCGGCGCTGAACTCCAGCAACGCGGCATGGACCGGGCCCGCTCGGACTACATGGGCATGCTCGGCACCGTCATGAACTGCCTCGCTCTCCAGGACTTCCTGGAGAAGGAGGGCATCGACAGCCGGGTCCAGACCGCCATCACCATGGGCCAGGTCGCCGAGCCGTACATCCCGCTGCGCGCCGTACGGCACCTGGAGAAGGGCCGTGTGGTCATCTTCGGTGCCGGTATGGGCATGCCGTACTTCTCCACCGACACAACTGCCGCACAGCGCGCCCTGGAGATCGACGCCGAGGCGCTGCTGATGGGCAAGAACGGCGTGGACGGGGTCTACGACTCCGACCCGAAGACCAACCCCGAGGCCGTCAAGTTCGACTCGCTCGGCTACGGCGAGGTCATCACCCGGGACCTCAAGGTCGCCGACATGACCGCCATCACGCTGTGCCGTGACAACAAGCTCCCGATCCTCGTCTTCGAGCTTCTGACCGAGGGCAATATCGCGCGGGCCGTCAAGGGTGAGAAGATCGGCACACTCGTCGGGGAACAGGGCAGCCGGGACTGA
- the frr gene encoding ribosome recycling factor yields the protein MIEETLLEAEEKMEKAVVVAKEDFAAIRTGRAHPAMFNKIVADYYGALTPINQLASFSVPEPRMAVVTPFDKTAMRNIEQAIRDSDLGVNPSNDGNIIRVVFPELTQERRKDYIKVARTKAEDSKISIRAIRRKAKDTIDKFVKDGEVGEDEGRRAEKELDDTTAKYVAQVDELLKHKEAELLEV from the coding sequence GTGATCGAAGAGACCCTCCTCGAGGCCGAGGAGAAGATGGAGAAGGCCGTCGTTGTCGCCAAGGAGGACTTCGCCGCGATCCGCACCGGCCGTGCGCACCCGGCGATGTTCAACAAGATCGTGGCCGACTACTACGGCGCACTGACGCCGATCAACCAGCTGGCCTCGTTCTCCGTACCCGAACCGCGGATGGCCGTGGTGACCCCGTTCGACAAGACCGCCATGCGCAACATCGAGCAGGCGATCCGCGATTCGGACCTCGGCGTCAACCCGAGCAACGACGGAAACATCATCCGCGTGGTGTTCCCCGAGCTCACCCAGGAACGCCGCAAGGACTACATCAAGGTGGCCCGGACCAAGGCCGAGGACTCCAAGATCTCGATCAGGGCCATCCGCCGCAAGGCCAAGGACACCATCGACAAGTTCGTCAAGGACGGCGAGGTCGGCGAGGACGAGGGCCGTCGCGCGGAGAAGGAGCTCGACGACACCACCGCGAAGTACGTCGCGCAGGTGGACGAGCTCCTCAAGCACAAGGAAGCGGAGCTTCTCGAAGTCTGA